Part of the Sporomusa termitida genome, GGGATATGGCCGGACTGCTTGAAAAATTAGGTCCGAGTCCGTTAAGGCCCGGAAGGCCTAGAAAGGAGACGAGTCAAGCGATATGATAGTTGCAGAAATAAAGCCGATTGAGGAAATTGCCGAGGCGATAAAAGGCGCAAAAAAAGTATTGGTTGCCGGCTGTGGCGGCTGTGTTACCGTGTGTCTGTCCGGTGGGCAGAAGGAAACTGATATTATGGCCAGTGCTCTCCGGATGAAAATGAAAGTTGACGGTCAGCCTCTGGAAATTGAAACGGCAACGTATGAACGTCAGTGCGACCCTGAATATGTAATCAGATTTAAAGAGCATTTGCAAGACGTAGATGCGGTTGTGTCTATGGCCTGTGGTGTTGGTGTACAGTTTATGGCCGAGAATTATCCTGAAATCATTTTTGTGCCCGGTCAGAACACTAAATTTGCCGGTGCTGCCATTGAACACGGGATCTGGGAAGAGCGCTGTATGCTATGCGGTGAGTGTGTACTTGCCAAAACCGGCGGTGTCTGCCCGGTTATCCGCTGTTCCAAGAGCCTCATGAACGGACCGTGCGGCGGCTCGCAAAACGGCGTGTGCGAGATCAGCAAAGACACTCCCTGTGCCTGGCAGCTTATTTATGACCGCCTCAAAGGTCAAGGACGTCTGGATATGATGACCGAAGTACTGCCGGCTAAAAACTGGTCTAAGAACAGAGACGGCGGTCCCCGCAAAATTGTGAGGGAGGATGTGCGGTTATGAGTGAAGCAGTAGCCCTTGATAAACAAGCTGAATTAAAGACCGACAGCAAACTAGAGAAGCTGTACTCCTTAGGTCATTTTGTCGTCACCGGTGAGCTTGGTCCGCCTCAGCATGCCGAAGGCCATGAACTGGAGCACCATGCCCATGAACTGAAAGACATCGTGGACGGGTTTAACCTGACTGACAATCAGACCGCTATTGTACGTTTGTCCAGTATTGCTGCCGGTATTCATGTTCTCAAAGGCGGCGGTGTTCCCATTATCCAGATGACATGCCGGGACCGGAACCGGATTGCGATGCAAAGTGATTTGCTTGGTGCCTACAGCCTGGGGATTCGTGATGTTTTGTGTTTGAGCGGCGACCACCAGTCTTTCGGTAATCACCCGACCAGTAAGAATGTATATGATGTTGACTCAGTGCAATTGATTGCCATGGTCAAAAAGATGCGGGATGATAAAAAATTCCTGTCAGATGCTGTCATAAAAGCTAACGAGCCGCGGTTTTTTATCGGCGCGGTAGAAAATCCATTTGGTGATCCCTTTGAATTCCGGGCAATCCGTCTGGAAAAGAAAGTGAACGCCGGCGCCGATTTTATCCAGACGCAGGCAATATTTGATCTGGAAAAGTTTGCCCGTTTTATGGAAATGGCTGTAGCACGCGGGATTCATGAAAGAACCAAGATTACAGCCGGTATTCTGCCGGTACGTTCGGTAAAAGCGCTGCAGTATATGAAAAAAGACGTTGCCGGTATGGAAATACCTGACAGTCTCATTGAGCGGATGAAAAAAGCCGAGGATCCGAAAAAAGAGGGTATCCAGGTTGCTATCGAAATGTGTAACGAGCTCAAAAAAATCCCTGGTGTTGCGGGTATTCATATTATGCCTGTTGGCTGGGAAGCCGCACTACCTGAGATTGTCAAAGGTGCTGGATTCCTGCCTCGCCCTAAAGTTTAAATAATAGACAATTTCAAAAGTAGCGGATCAAGTATTAGCTTGTCCGGAGCAAATGCAGTGTATGGGGTCAGCTGGAATACTGGCTGATCCTGTATTGTTTTAAGATTATAACAGCCTTATTCTCCGTAGCCTTAAGAGGTCATAGGAAAGGGTGAGATAAAAAGCATGTGTTCAAAAGTGACAAAAGATCAGGCATTAGAAATTATCGGGAAATATGAGAAAGTCCTGGCCATCATTAATAAGTACGGTAAAGCGAAAGAACAATTGTTATCTATTCTCCTGGATATTCAGTGTGCTTCAGGAGAGAATTACGTAGCTGAGGAATGGGCTGAGGTGGTAGCTTGTCAGCTGGATCTGCCTATTAGCAAAGTACATGATGTTCTTACTTTCTATGCGATGTTCAACATAAAGCCTCATGGTAAATATGTCATTGAGATCTGCAAAAGCACACCCTGTCATGTCACAAAAGCTGACGCCGTAGTTAAAATGTTTGAAGAAGTATTGGGTATAAAACTGGGCGAAACCACTCCCGACAATCTTTTCACCCTGATGCATACCAGTTGCGTTGGTGCCTGCGACATTGGTCCGGTAGCCAAGATCGGTGATGAAGTATATGGTAACCTGACAGCGGCTAAAGTGGCCGAGGTTGTTACTAGTTACCGGGGGGTGTCCTCATGTCAAAAATAAATAAACTTATTTCCAGTAATTGCGGCGTAATCAGACCCGATTCTGTTGAAGACTATGTGAAAGCAGGCGGGTATGAAGGTCTGAAAAAGGCTTTCACTATGACGCCGGAAGAAATTATTAGCGAAGTTAAAAAGGCTAAATTGTTAGGTCGCGGTGGCGCTGCTTATCCGGCTGGTTCAAAATGGGAACAATTGCTGGCAATCCCGGAGTTCCCGAAATATATTGTTATAAATGCCGATGAAGGCGAGCCAGGTACTTTTAA contains:
- a CDS encoding methylenetetrahydrofolate reductase C-terminal domain-containing protein codes for the protein MIVAEIKPIEEIAEAIKGAKKVLVAGCGGCVTVCLSGGQKETDIMASALRMKMKVDGQPLEIETATYERQCDPEYVIRFKEHLQDVDAVVSMACGVGVQFMAENYPEIIFVPGQNTKFAGAAIEHGIWEERCMLCGECVLAKTGGVCPVIRCSKSLMNGPCGGSQNGVCEISKDTPCAWQLIYDRLKGQGRLDMMTEVLPAKNWSKNRDGGPRKIVREDVRL
- a CDS encoding methylenetetrahydrofolate reductase yields the protein MSEAVALDKQAELKTDSKLEKLYSLGHFVVTGELGPPQHAEGHELEHHAHELKDIVDGFNLTDNQTAIVRLSSIAAGIHVLKGGGVPIIQMTCRDRNRIAMQSDLLGAYSLGIRDVLCLSGDHQSFGNHPTSKNVYDVDSVQLIAMVKKMRDDKKFLSDAVIKANEPRFFIGAVENPFGDPFEFRAIRLEKKVNAGADFIQTQAIFDLEKFARFMEMAVARGIHERTKITAGILPVRSVKALQYMKKDVAGMEIPDSLIERMKKAEDPKKEGIQVAIEMCNELKKIPGVAGIHIMPVGWEAALPEIVKGAGFLPRPKV
- a CDS encoding complex I 24 kDa subunit family protein, yielding MCSKVTKDQALEIIGKYEKVLAIINKYGKAKEQLLSILLDIQCASGENYVAEEWAEVVACQLDLPISKVHDVLTFYAMFNIKPHGKYVIEICKSTPCHVTKADAVVKMFEEVLGIKLGETTPDNLFTLMHTSCVGACDIGPVAKIGDEVYGNLTAAKVAEVVTSYRGVSSCQK